The following coding sequences are from one Granulicella arctica window:
- a CDS encoding ABC transporter ATP-binding protein, whose protein sequence is MAEIKTDWPSHNTRAECAVIDLQGVTREYAGHGGVVRALDDATFSIVAGEWVAITGPSGSGKSTLVNMLGCLDRPTKGQLRIDNVDVASMSATELDRFRADKIGFIFQQFHLIPYLSAIENVMLAQYFHSMTDEGEARQALEKVGLGGRTGHLPSELSGGEQQRVCIARALINNPPILLADEPTGNLDAANQRIVADLLQDLHRNGHTVVMVTHDPEMAALAQRRIALNHGKVFCHPVTGPVVTLRR, encoded by the coding sequence ATGGCAGAGATCAAGACAGATTGGCCCAGCCACAACACACGTGCCGAGTGCGCTGTGATTGATTTGCAAGGGGTTACGCGCGAGTATGCCGGGCACGGCGGGGTCGTGCGGGCGCTCGATGATGCGACGTTTTCGATCGTCGCAGGCGAGTGGGTGGCGATTACAGGGCCTTCTGGGTCGGGTAAGTCCACGCTGGTCAATATGTTAGGCTGCCTCGACCGGCCCACGAAGGGTCAGTTGCGCATCGACAATGTCGATGTGGCCTCCATGTCGGCTACCGAGCTGGATCGGTTTCGTGCGGACAAGATCGGCTTCATCTTCCAGCAGTTTCATCTGATTCCTTACCTATCGGCGATTGAAAATGTCATGCTGGCACAGTACTTCCACTCCATGACGGATGAGGGCGAGGCGAGGCAAGCTCTTGAAAAGGTGGGACTTGGAGGCAGGACCGGACATCTGCCGAGTGAGCTTTCGGGAGGCGAGCAGCAGCGTGTCTGCATCGCGCGGGCGCTTATCAATAACCCGCCGATCCTGCTGGCGGATGAGCCTACGGGCAATCTGGACGCGGCGAATCAGCGCATCGTTGCTGATCTTTTGCAGGATTTACATCGCAATGGTCATACCGTCGTGATGGTGACGCATGATCCGGAGATGGCTGCGCTGGCCCAGCGCAGGATCGCTTTGAACCACGGCAAGGTCTTCTGCCATCCCGTCACCG